The proteins below come from a single Oncorhynchus tshawytscha isolate Ot180627B linkage group LG22, Otsh_v2.0, whole genome shotgun sequence genomic window:
- the LOC112221759 gene encoding tubulin alpha-1B chain, with amino-acid sequence MRECISIHVGQAGVQIGNACWELYCLEHGIQPDGQMPSDKAIGGGDDSFNTFFSETGAGKHVPRAVFVDLEPTVIDEVRTGTYRQLFHPEQLITGKEDAANNYARGHYTIGKEIIDLVLDRVRKLSDQCTGLQGFLVFHSFGGGTGSGFTSLLMERLSVDYGKKSKLEFSIYPAPQVSTAVVEPYNSILTTHTTLEHSDCAFMVDNEAIYDICRRNLDIDRPTYTNLNRLISQIVSSITASLRFDGALNVDLTEFQTNLVPYPRIHFPLATYAPVISAEKAYHEQLSVAEITNACFEPANQMVKCDPRHGKYMACCLLYRGDVVPKDVNAAIATIKTKRSIQFVDWCPTGFKVGINYQPPTVVPGGDLAKVQRAVCMLSNTTAIAEAWARLDHKFDLMYAKRAFVHWYVGEGMEEGEFSEAREDMAALEKDYEEVGVDTVEGDGQEEGEEY; translated from the exons ATG CGCGAGTGCATCTCTATCCATGTGGGTCAGGCTGGTGTCCAGATTGGCAATGCGTGCTGGGAGCTCTACTGTCTGGAGCATGGgatccagccggatggacagatGCCATCTGACAAAGCCATCGGAGGAGGCGACGACTCCTTCAACACCTTCTTCAGTGAGACTGGGGCTGGAAAGCATGTCCCCAGGGCTGTGTTTGTGGACCTGGAACCCACAGTCATAG ATGAGGTGCGCACTGGGACCTACCGGCAGTTATTCCATCCTGAACAGCTCATCACTGGCAAAGAGGATGCTGCCAACAACTACGCCCGTGGACACTACACTATTGGCAAAGAGATCATCGACCTGGTGCTGGACAGGGTCCGCAAACTG TCTGACCAGTGCACAGGCCTTCAGGGCTTCCTGGTTTTCCACAGCTTTGGAGGAGGCACCGGCTCTGGTTTCACCTCTCTGCTGATGGAGCGCCTGTCTGTTGACTACGGCAAGAAGTCCAAGCTGGAGTTCTCCATCTATCCAGCTCCCCAGGTGTCCACAGCTGTGGTGGAACCTTACAACTCCATCCTGACCACCCACACCACCCTAGAGCACTCTGACTGTGCTTTCATGGtggataatgaggctatatatgaCATCTGTCGTAGGAACCTCGACATTGATCGTCCCACCTACACCAACCTCAACAGGCTCATTAGCCAGATTGTTTCCTCCATTACTGCTTCCCTTCGATTCGATGGTGCCCTCAATGTTGATTTGACAGAGTTCCAGACCAACTTGGTGCCCTATCCCCGTATTCATTTTCCTCTGGCTACCTATGCCCCAGTTATCTCTGCAGAGAAGGCTTACCATGAGCAGCTCTCTGTGGCTGAAATCACCAATGCCTGCTTTGAGCCGGCCAATCAGATGGTGAAATGTGACCCTCGCCACGGCAAGTACATGGCATGTTGTCTTCTTTACCGTGGTGATGTGGTGCCCAAAGATGTCAATGCTGCTATTGCCACCATCAAGACCAAACGTTCTATTCAGTTTGTTGACTGGTGCCCAACTGGTTTCAAGGTTGGCATCAACTATCAGCCTCCCACTGTAGTCCCTGGTGGAGACCTGGCCAAAGTCCAGAGGGCTGTGTGCATGCTGAGCAACACCACTGCTATTGCAGAGGCCTGGGCTCGTCTTGACCACAAGTTTGACCTGATGTACGCTAAACGTGCCTTTGTGCACTGGTATGTGGGTGAGGGCATGGAGGAGGGAGAGTTCTCTGAAGCCAGAGAGGACATGGCAGCCCTGGAGAAGGATTACGAAGAGGTGGGGGTTGACACCGTCGAGGGTGAcggacaggaggagggagaggagtactGA
- the LOC121840500 gene encoding uncharacterized protein LOC121840500 gives MSSVLGEVIHPDQTCAVPGKKITDSLILIRDAICYVLRRDQGISGVGIPGSVGMTAKCVFYMDDINILCTDLLSVDRTLDRTDWYGRASGARLNRDKTEAQFFGPWADPDLTRLPLTVKLTDIREYFRPGVDAFLLPVGRQVGEAEEGGGQEAQVQGGGKGLPDLYLFLGSRYTALHLTLATSPVNNKSQALARFWLGSYLRTLRLIPVDLRAPVSFLLLPHYVQLQKFLRHFKLEKETVTVLTKHRSLLSLVQDREPVCPVRGLAIGEPTTVWRNVAHPALLNRHRDLSWMVAHEILPVRAVMHSRGMVRTSTCPRPGCGQEESVRHMLWECRAARDLWKEAGPLITSCLPAGEDLTPQLVLYGVGQRPIPSKAFTKLWPTLTCLKEALWSSRNLLVAKNVETTPQAVAMVATEALGWYGRKGASTPGEGSPTTP, from the exons ATGTCTTCTGTTTTAGGGGAGGTGATCCACCCGGACCAAACCTGTGCCGTGCCCGGAAAGAAGATCACGGACAGCCTGATACTGATCCGAGATGCCATCTGTTAt GTCTTGAGAAGGGACCAAGGGATCAGTGGGGTGGGTATCCCAGGGAGTGTGGGGATGACCGCCAAGTGCGTCTTTTACATGGATGACATCAACATTTTATGTACCGACCTTTTATCCGTCGACAGGACTCTGGACAGAACTGACTGGTACGGACGAGCCTCTGGGGCGAGACTgaacagagacaagacagaggcCCAATTTTTCGGACCGTGGGCAGACCCAGACTTGACCAGACTACCTCTGACAGTTAAACTGACGGACATAAGG GAATATTTTAGACCTGGAGTGGATGCTTTTTTACTTCCTGTGGGGAGGCAAGTgggagaggctgaggagggaggTGGTCAAGAGGCCCAGGTCCAAGGGGGGGGGAAAGGCTTGCCTGACCTCTACTTGTTCCTGGGCAGCCGCTACACAGCGTTACATCTGACTCTTGCCACCTCCCCGGTCAACAACAAGTCTCAGGCCCTCGCACGGTTCTGGCTGGGATCTTACCTCAGGACTCTGAGGCTGATCCCAGTCGACCTGCGAGCCCCAGTCTCTTTCCTGCTACTCCCGCACTACGTCCAGCTCCAGAAGTTTTTAAGACATTTTAAACTGGAAAAAGAAACAGTCACGGTCTTAACAAAAcaccgctctcttctctctcttgtgcAGGATCGGGAACCAGTGTGTCCAGTGCGCGGGCTCGCTATAGGTGAGCCCACAACGGTTTGGCGCAACGTGGCCCATCCTGCTCTCCTGAATCGGCATCGGGACCTGTCCTGGATGGTCGCCCACGAGATCCTCCCGGTCAGGGCCGTTATGCACTCACGGGGCATGGTGAGGACATCCACGTGCCCCCGACCAGGCTGCGGCCAAGAAGAGTCGGTGAGGCACATGCTCTGGGAGTGCAGAGCCGCCAGGGACCTGTGGAAGGAAGCAGGCCCCCTGATCACCTCGTGTCTGCCAGCAGGGGAGGACCTAACACCTCAGCTCGTGCTGTATGGGGTGGGCCAAAGGCCCATTCCATCGAAGGCCTTCACCAAGCTCTGGCCCACCCTCACGTGCCTGAAGGAAGCACTGTGGTCCTCCCGTAACCTGCTGGTAGCGAAAAACGTAGAGACCACCCCCCAGGCAGTGGCCATGGTAGCCACGGAAGCCCTGGGGTGGTACGGAAGGAAGGGGGCCTCGACCCCAGGCGAAGGGTCCCCCACAACACCCTAG
- the LOC112221758 gene encoding junctophilin-2 isoform X2 yields the protein MKKRALQEISDGNENTGPIMHEPLLAGQPPTPAESPMLHDRPDSSPARTPSPSPAVTPPASRHSKQGNVSKEDPHLLGPAGWNGDKGNGSRGSSRPNSRTNSRPTTPAPAAAPPEERLATAPIPSSRASSRLSNKVEQGSDLEIKPLEKTASETKVSEAAPSISTSVAYSEEEKEDPPLPPASKVSFKAAVTPEPKSLEPKQRTQSVNERPVSTISESEPESSAQSVNKVSPKPSPSLRQLTKQEASPASKPVTPAPTPVPKAAKPAPKVEPKAEAKLMKNMVKSPSEVTEVVEFEQSPNTIMITMVILLNIGLAILFVNILS from the exons ATGAAGAAGAGAGCGCTACAGGAGATCTCAGATGGCAATGAGAACACAGGCCCTATAATGCATGAACCACTGTTAGCAGGGCAGCCACCGACACCCGCTGAAAGCCCAATGCTGCACGACAGGCCTGACTCCTCTCCAGCCCGCACGCCCTCCCCCAGCCCTGCTGTGACCCCTCCAGCGTCCAGGCACTCCAAGCAAGGCAACGTCAGCAAAGAGGACCCCCATCTCCTCGGCCCCGCTGGCTGGAACGGGGACAAAGGCAATGGAAGTCGGGGGAGCAGCCGTCCCAATAGCAGAACCAACAGCCGGCCCACCACTCCCGCCCCTGCCGCTGCTCCCCCTGAAGAGCGCCTCGCTACTGCCCCCATCCCTAGCAGCCGCGCCTCCAGCCGCTTGAGCAACAAGGTAGAGCAGGGCTCGGACCTGGAGATCAAACCCCTGGAGAAGACGGCATCTGAGACTAAAGTGTCCGAAGCTGCTCCCTCGATAAGTACCAGTGTCGCCTActcagaagaagaaaaagaagaccCACCCCTTCCTCCCGCCTCCAAAGTGTCTTTCAAGGCTGCCGTCACCCCCGAGCCTAAATCGTTAGAGCCCAAACAAAGAACACAGTCGGTCAATGAACGACCCGTGTCCACCATATCTGAGAGCGAACCAGAGTCCAGTGCCCAGTCTGTCAATAAAGTGTCACCCAAGCCTTCGCCATCACTCAGGCAATTGACGAAACAGGAGGCCAGTCCAGCTTCAAAACCTGTCACACCTGCACCTACACCCGTGCCTAAAGCTGCCAAGCCAGCCCCGAAGGTTGAACCCAAAGCAGAGGCCAAGCTGATGAAGAACATGGTGAAGAGCCCAAGTGAAGTTACAGAAGTAGTAGAATTTGAGCAG AGTCCAAACACCATCATGATAACCATGGTGATTCTTCTCAACATTGGCCTGGCCATTCTCTTTGTAAACATCTTGTCATGA